One Drosophila teissieri strain GT53w chromosome X, Prin_Dtei_1.1, whole genome shotgun sequence genomic window, AAAATCAAGAAGCAACCACAAATTGTAGCCTAAAttaccaaaacaaacaaacaatatatttgtatgccatatatataatatatatatacacaatacatatacatacacatatacaaatacaaatacaaatacatatatatagatatctATATATACTGGAGCCTTGTTCCTGCTGGGCCACTGCAAggacacatatatatttctataggCAAATTGAAGGAACCACAGGAAGCAACCACAACCGAAAGCAATTCAAGCCAGCTTGTATTATAGACGGGAGGCGTCCAATACTCTGGCGCCTTTCTCAGCAGAGTACAGTCAGCCCACACTAACAGGAACACACGAACGAACATACACACTATTGCCTCTGAATACGAATACACGTTATGATGATGAACGATAAGCGATGAATGATTAACGACGAACGATGAACACGTTTTTCCGCTGGTTTCTGTTGGACTAATGATCAAAAACTGTGGATCCCCATCCCCTATTGTATTTTGTAGAGAAATCTAATAACGTTTAAAAGAATACCATTTCATTCCAGTCTTGTCAATGTCCTTCGGCATGATAATTTCCATATAGTTGTTAGTTACATGTACGTCTGTAAGCCTACGGTCTGAAATTTTCTTCGATGTTTGCTTTAAGAAATACATTTGAATAACATTGTAACGTAAATCTGAAAATCCACAACACCACAATCGCAAAATGAACATTAACCAGAGcaagaacaaaataaataattaaaaaacgagaacgaacaacaacaaaacaagatcaataaaacaaatccaatataattattgtttattactagactaataaatgtattttttggcAGATTACAAACAGTGTTGTCGATTAATTTGCGCGCATTTCCTCGATTTCCCTGGAAGGTTTTCATCATCGTAGCAGCACAACCACTGTTATTGCTGGTATTACCCAGTGCTACCTTCGATCCAGACCAAATCAAGTTCACACGATGcggcaataaaagcaaatgagTGCAGTAATATGATTACGATTTACTCGACTTGAGAATGACCTTTAAATTTGCTCATTTACTTCAATACATTCGTTAGGTAGCCAATGATTTTGATGAACATATTTCAtatgatttattaaattaatataacaGATCGTTGCACCTAGAATTAAAATTAAGGATATTTTTAGATAATGGACACATTTTTGCCCATTTTGACGTTGGTACGAACGGAtagacgaacggacagacgaacggacagaccAACGGACGGACCCACGGACAGTCGCACATGGCTAGTCCTAATCCTCATCAAGAATATCTATAAACTGCCCCTTTAAATGATCTCGTATACTTCTTTActatcatatatattttaaatgttttaccAATTTCTGAAAGAACACAGTAGTGCAGACGACAATTACACGTAATTTAGTATCGTTTATGTCTAGGGTATTTCCTGCTTCGGTGAGTCTGTGGCTGAGGCCTGAGTATGATAATCATCACCAGCACGTCCTTAAGTCTGAGAACTGAAATCAAAAGTGATCACAGAAGTGACATTGACGTGAACTGCGCTGAATGCTGGAATACGAAATATTTTGGTCGGGCAATTAAGTTAATCGCCGGTTAAATTGTTACCTCAGATATaagtacacacatatgtacatatgtatgtaggcaTGTGCATAGAAGAAAGTCAGATATACTTATGCGCTAATTAGTGCCGCCATATGCATGTCTCAATTATCCGCTCGTACTTACATGCAAACATATGTATTCTAGGTGTATTTGCGGTTGCCTATGAGGTCATAAGCCCTGTGACTCAGTTATTTTGGCCCAAAAGCTTTATCAACAGGTGTCAGCCCATATTCCACGCCATACATGTTTGCCgtctttgttttcgtttgttttcgtttggcttctttttgcttttttgcctTACGAAGGGGGCGGCGAATTATATGGGCGTTGCTCGCCTAATTATAACAattgtgtgggcgtggtccagGAAGATGACGTACCCGATCTGCTAATTCAGCTTGTTTATCGTTAGTCACTAAAACTGCGCAGCTGCGTGCGGAGCAATAATTTGGCAAATTCACGATCTTAAATGCGCACGAATCGcatttatgtgtgtatatatgctGGTTAATTCTTCGGAAAAATATTTCCGTCGATTTTCTTCTAGATATTCCTTAAAAGTTGTAtgactaacaaaaaaaacgagttgaaacaatttacatttagttataaatttatttttcgtaCAAAAGTAGTTGGAAGCCTAAAAAGACAATCActtatgaatttaaattaatatataaaaataatagcacaGTCAAATTTTTCTGGAAAAGAAAGGGATTATATCTATATGGCCGAAATGCTATTTAAATATCTTACCTCTTGTTTGCCATTCCAGGATGcaaaagtggcaacaaaaagtatttaattttgtgaGAGGCCGCAAAATCACGCAGTACTAAGATTTATCAAAAAGTGCCAATTCCAAAATTTACATAAAGAATGCTGCATTTCCTGgaaagaatatttatatgttttaaaataaacaaaatacgcTTTAAAATGGTATAATACCTGCGTATGATCATTAATCCTTCTTACGtataaaattcaaatagaTCCCTGGACGAAACTCTCAATGgtcctttaaaaaaaaaaggtctTTAAACTCTTTTACACCAAATTGATGCGCAGATAGCTTACTCTTGTCCTTTGCCTTTCTTGTAGTGCTTGCCGTGTTAATGTAGTAGTTGCCTTCCTGTTCGCGGACTACGCCCTTCCTGATGAACTCATTTAAGGCCTTGTTAACTGGGCCCATTACTTTCCTCACCTGGGTGCTGGCAGTGGTGCTCACCGCCCTCAGGATCACCTTTTTGGGGGCGGAGCCACCCACGACCATTATGGATTCGAGCACCAGCTGGCTTATTTCCGTTTTGCCAGGCGGCATTTGAATGGCAAGTTTTTGCAGTGTACAAATGATTGCAAGCTAATTGGTCCGAACACGTCGTagctgaaatgaaatttaatctGTGATAATCAATGAAGTTTTCCAAGCCTACTTGGTGTGCCAAACAACCGAACTGCCAGTAGAAAACATTGTCTAGATCTtaagtttttgtatttaatgaTGCATTTGCACAACTGAAAACTTTACATAAATTAAGCTTAGagactaattaaaaaaaaaaaacgatccCACGCTGCAACCGCATCAAAGTCTCATGCCCGCCAAGGCCAATCCAAGTGCTATGGTCACGGTGGCGCCCACCGAGCTGGCGATGATTGCTCCCCCATTGCGGTA contains:
- the LOC122624344 gene encoding uncharacterized protein LOC122624344, which encodes MPPGKTEISQLVLESIMVVGGSAPKKVILRAVSTTASTQVRKVMGPVNKALNEFIRKGVVREQEGNYYINTASTTRKAKDKRPLRVSSRDLFEFYT